TCCAATTCCATCTCCAAATCCCCTTCCTTCCTTCCCCATACATTCCCTCCCCACACCGCAATTGCtgccatccttcgtcctcttcctcctcccgctgCTGCGCTGGATCCCAGGTACCCTATCCATCCATCCAATTCCCCTTCATCCCCTCTTCTTGGAATGCGAGCGTCTCGGCTTACTGGATCTCACTCATCCCCGAGTTCCCCTTTTCACTCCTcctccccccctcccccctccgcCATTACCCCCAATGCTCGCGCTGATTCGATTTCACCGTCCAGATTTCAGACTACAAACAGTTTTTATTTCATTCTTCTCTCCATCTTGCTCTTCAGATTTATAAGATTGGCCAACTTTGGCATCTAGGATGCTAGCTCAAGGTAGTAATCTACCCCCCTTCTGTTCTAGCTTTGCTTAGCTTGCGTGCAGCTAGCTGCTTTGTCGGTTCCCTGAGCCGTGCCCAATTTTCTGTTTCTGTGGAGAGATGCTACATCTATATGTGGTACTATACATAATCAAAGGGCGGGTAGGCCTGATGTTCAATTTCTACTTATTTCTCTGCTCTAGTGTGAAACGCATCAGGATGTCTCAAGGCCTCGTGTCTTCATACTGCTTTCCTTGTTTAAGCCCGTAGCTCTTGGATTGGACATACTTAATTCTCAACACCCAGTAAGCTCTAGGAGGTATGGGAATGGTGGTTGGCACGTCAGTCCGCTTCGCTTGATCTTGGCCACATGTCACTGTGTTGTTCTTTCTGCATAAGTAATATGTAGTTTGAAGCTACATTCGTGTGCAAACTTAATTTGCGTTTGCCTCCCGTCTAAATGCACGCGGGACACGCCACCTTTGCGTGGTCTTCAGCTTGGTGGTTGCAATGTAGCTTTCTCATTAATTCCCAAATCAGCAAACAGTTCCACCATTTCTTTTATATTAGGGTAGGTTTATTATCTCCGTGGGAACGCTGCAAACAGTTTGAAACAGATGATATTAAGTGTCCACAGACCAAGCAATCAAGTTAATATAGGCAAGTGTTTCTTTGCATCTGTGACTAACATCTTCTTATCCTTTGAATGCAGGTGCTTGATGATCACAACATGTCATCAAACTCCACGCTCACAGAATCACTTCATGAGAAAACAATCGTCTTTGGGCTTAAACTTTGGGTTGTGATTGGGATCGCTGTTGGAGCATCCCTCCTGGGTATTCTTCTTATCCTTGTGATATGCCTTACCATCCAAACCTGGATCAGACGGTCACGAAGGGCATTCAAGGAGCTTCCTATGACCCAGATACCTTCTGCATTCAAAGACATCACAGAAGTCAGGGTGGCTGACCAATTTTCACCAAATGATTATGTTGTACATGATGGGCTTCTACTCGCCATTGAGAATGGGCCTGTTGAATCAACGGATAAAGATGCCGTTCAATCGGCGCAGGAGGACAATTCGAGGCATAGAGAAGAGAACAATCTTTCAGGTTCCTTAGTTCACACTGATGGCTGTGATGGAATTCAATCTGTTTCTGTCTGTGAACAGCCTTCTGTACATGCTACTGCCGATTCTGCGCCGTTGGACGGCCTACCTGAGTTTTCTTACCTTGGATGGGGCCATTGGTTCACTCTCAGAGATCTAGATGTTGCAACCGACCATTTTGCAAAGGACAATGTAATTGGTGAGGGCGGATATGGTGTTGTGTATCGTGGCAGATTATCAAATGGCACCCCAGTCGCTGTCAAGAAAATCCTTAACAATTTGTGAGTTTTCCTATAACGATATTTCGGTGACGAAATGTTTGTCTATGGGTTTATTGTGTTGACTTTTTGGCTGGAAAGTTTATTGTGTCACCTCCTTTCTGCTTATACAAGAATTGCTTGACTTTGTGCAGAGGGCAGGCTGAGCGGGAATTCAGAGTGGAAGTTGAGGCAATTGGTAATGTTCGCCACAAGAATTTGGTCCGGCTTTTGGGATATTGTGTTGAGGGTACCCAGAGGTCAGAATATGTCtccattttttcttcttcttcttccattttTTCTCTAAAGCATGGCCTGTTATGTTTCCATTGTTTTAGCATCAAATAAACAAGAAAGTCATAACATGAATTGCTTGATGTGTTTGCATAACCAGGATGCTTGTATACGAGTTTGTTAACAACGGGAATCTTGAAAGCTGGCTCCACGGAGAATTGTCCCAGTACAGCTCTCTCACTTGGTTAGCTCGCATGAAAGTTCTTCTGGGGACTGCAAAGGCGTGAGTAGCTCCTTCACTAAACTCATTCTTTTCTTAGGATCTCTGTACTTCCAAAATTATGTTCATCACGCGATAGTGTGCAAGAGCTAACAAATGATCATTCTGATTGATGTACATCGGCACATGTTTCAGTCGTAATGGCATCTGGGTTTAACTATCGTACCAAGTTGTTAGCCGCTAGAAATTATTGTATATACTGTTGTGAACAGAAACAAGTTTGGATTTGGATCAGCCCTGAAATATGATTACAGTGAAGGTTGAGACTACACAAATTTTTAGCCAGTCCTTGTCGGTACTGTATCACAATGGCTTTAAGTAGTGCTTCTTTTTGTTGTTGCAAGTAACTAGTGCTCTTCTTTTTTTGAATAACATGGTGGTGTTCTGTTCGGTCATTAGATATTGTTCTTAATTTTACCTATAGCCTTGGCGCTCTTGGAAACATCAATTTGATACAGACTCCACATTTGCCTGCAGCCTTGCATACTTACATGAGGCACTTGAACCAAAGGTTGTGCATCGTGACATCAAGGCCAGCAATATCTTGATCGACGATGAGTTTAATGCCAAAATATCTGACTTTGGTTTGGCCAAGATGCTTGGTGCTGGTAAAAGTCATATTGCTACTCGAGTTATGGGTACCTTTGGGTAAGTTTTTCATGCCATGGTATATATGAGTCAGTTTCTCTTTTCATTTCCTCCAAAATTTGTCCATTATAATTCGAGAGATAAGTTGTGGATGCTAACAATTAGTTTCACTCAATAACTATTATATTCTTGTTATGCAGCTATGTTGCGCCTGAGTATGCTAACAGTGGGCTTTTGAATGAGAAGAGTGATGTCTACAGCTTTGGGGTTCTTTTATTGGAAGTTATTACAGGTAGAGATCCAATTGACTATGATCGCCCCCCAAGTGAGGTAATACTTGCAAAATCTCTTCTGTTATGTTTGAGATCCCTAATTGTTGTCTTCATATCTTCTTTTTACTCATTTTTCAATCTCTTCTGTTACCAGGCAACTCAGTGCCCTTCATCTCTTTCTAACACACTGCTGTTGCTATTTACCTGTAGGTAAACCTAGTCGATTGGCTTAAATTGATGGTCGCCAACAGACGGTCTGACGAAGTGGTGGATCCACACCTTGAGAGAAGACCATCGACAAAGGAACTCAAACGTGCCCTTTTGACAGCTCTGCGGTGTATCGATCTGAATGCTGAGAAGAGACCAAGGATGGATCAGGTCGTCCGGATGTTGGATTCTAGCGAAACCATACCTCAAGAGGTTTGATTCACAAAAGAACACCATTCACATATGATTATTGGTTTACCTGGAAATCATGCATTTTCCTGCTATTTTCATTCCGGTCATTGCACAGTATATACTTGTGCTGGACTGATGTGCTGCCATTGATGCCATCTTATTTGGTTATCCTATATGCTTGTTCTACCGACTCCATTTGGCTTAGAGAGGATTGTTTAGCTTGGTTTTGAATTTGATGCTTATTGCCTACATAAGCACAATCACAAAAGTTGAACATGCAAGTGACTGGATTTGCAGGAACGAAGACCACGGCAGAACCGGATCTCTGAGAATACTGAAACCGTGCCATTGAGGGGCAAGAACAGCATCGAGAAGAGTGATGCCCCTGAGCATGAGGAGAGGCCCCCTCGGCCAAAGAGTCGTCCATTTTCGTCCAAATGAGGTAAAGAATGAAGGAAAGCCTAAACATCTTCTGGAGATATAAAGATAGAGAGAGATACCAGCGCGcggaagaacatggtggagaatTCTTCTGAATACGTAACAGATTGATCGATTTTTATTTTTCACCCCTCGGAGCGGGGATTTTTGCATTTGTTGATACATGGAATGGAATGTACAGTGGTGTGTATGACGGCTCAAGGATGTACAGAACTAGCTTGTAAAACGGTCTGAAAGGCTCTCAGCTGGTGTGGTTGCTGGTATGAGCTACAGACTTCTCTTATCTCTACTATCGTATTGTACACACCAAGAGTATAaatcaaagaaaaagaaaaaaaaatgtttCGTGGGTGGTTGTCACCTGTCAGTGTGTGTTTCTGGCGTCTGAATCTGAAATTTTCAGCCTAGAATAGAGTGATGTATCAGGTAAAGGAAGAATTCTTGAAAGGTGTGACTTTGATCATTTGTTTGTGACCAATAAGGATAGCTATCCTTCTGGAGTTAAAATGATTCTGTGATTGTTTCAGAGATAAAATGATTACTACCTCCGTCTGGGTTACTAGTCACATTCTTATTTTGTGCTAAACTTTGACCTTAGATGATTTATTAGTCTCTTTTGTATTTTGTACTAAACTTTGACCTTGGATTTGATTAACAAAATATGCGTTATATGCTACAAAATTACATTGGTAGATTCTTATTTGAAAgaagtttccaatgatataatttttgttgcaTATAAATCATATTGTGCTAATTAAATCTATGTTCAAAATTTGACCAAAATTAGTCCCTTTTGTATTTTGTGCTAAACTTTGACCTTAGATTTGATTAACAAAATATACATTACATGCTACAAAATTACTGGTAGATTCTTATTTGAAAgaagtttccaatgatataatttttgttgcaTATAAATCACATTGTGCTAGTTAAATCTATGTTCAAAATTTGACCCAAAATGCGAGAGGACTAACAGACCCGGATGAagataatactccctccgtaaactaatataagaatgtttagatcactattttagttatctaaacacttttatattagtttacagagggagtacttcttTCTTAAGAATCGATGAAGGTAGTACTTGAAAGAAAGGTGTTTATCTGTCACTAGTCTTTCAGGATTAAGAAACAAAATGTTTGTTTTCAAAGAAACGATTTTTTATCTACAAAATAGAAAGGATTCATTTGCCACTAGACTGTTTGGATTCAGAATAAATGAGGAATTCGATTTTTTTTTGTCACTAGTCTCTTTTGGAATTATCTTCACTAGCTCTATCTTACCTCTTCTCAGCGCGTTCGCCTCCGCATTGCCTGCCAACTCCACCTCCATGGCGCTAGCCGGCGCCGCCAACGCCACCTTCCGGCCCCGCCTGGTCACCGCCGCCGCTGACACCTCCGACACTAATACTCGCCGCCGCCACTGGAAGGCCGGCGAGTTCCCATTCCCCACCACCTCCccctcctccggcgcgcagcagCGCCGGAGACCCCGGACCACGGAGCGCCCGCCCCCACCTCCACCGTCCAAGGGGGAAGACCCGGAGGGGAGAGGGCGCCAGAGGCACTGGAAGGCGGGGGAAGACCCGGAGGGGGGAGGGCGCCAGAGACACTGGAGGGCGGGCGAGTTCCCGGCGGCGGCCGAGTCCCAATCCCAGTCCGGGAGGAGGGGCCGCGCTCGCACCCCTATCAAGAACGTCCAGAAGAGGCTCGACGCGCGCGCCGATGCCAAGGCCTGGGCCTGCACCGTCACCGAGGCCCTCGCCGACCGCATCGCCGCCAAGAACTGGCGAGAGGCGCTTCAGGTAATAGAGTCACCGACCAGCTATGCCAATCAAATTTTCCTTATAAATTTTTAATTTCCCTTTTACTTTGCATCGCACCATTTTAGGAATTACTAATTGATTTGATTTCGGAAAAATGAATACATATGTGTAGGTCTTCGAGATGCTCAAGGAGCAAACTTTCTACTATCCCAAAGAGGGCACCTACATGAAGCTCCTCCTGTTGCTGGGGAGATCAGGCCAGCCTTCTCTAGCACAACACCTTTTCACCGAGATGCAGCAGCAAGGATGCCAGCCAACACCCGAGCTTTACACGGCCTTGATCGGAGCCTACTGCCGGAACGGCCTCCTAGACGAGGCACTCAAGCTTCTTGAAGACATGAAAGCCGCCCCGCTGTGCCAGCCTGATGTCTACACCTATAGTATCCTCATCAAGGCCTTCGTGGACGCCTCAAGGTTCGACCTCGTTGATGCTATGTACAAAGAGATGGCTGAGCGCTCCGTGACACCCAACACGGTCACGCAGAACATTGTTCTCAGTGGCTACTGCAGAGCAGGAAGGCTGGACGATATGGAGAAGCTACTCTCGGCGATGCTCGAAAGTGCAAATTGTAAACCGGATGTCTGGACCATGAACATTATCCTAAGCCTGTTTGGGAACAGTGGCCAGGTTGAGCTGATGGAGAAGTGGTATGAGAAATTCCGAGGCTATGGGATCGAGCCGGAGACTCGGACGTTCAACATTCTCATTGGTGCTTACGGGAAGAAGCGGATGTATGACAAGATGTCTGCGGTGATGGAATACATGCGCAGGCTAGCATTTCCATGGACGACCGCCACTTACAACAACGTGATCGAGGCATTTGCTGAGGCTGGCGATGCAAAGAACATGGAGGACACATTTAACCAGATGCGCTCAGAGGGGATGAAGCCGGATACAAAGACCTTCTGTTGTCTCATAAACGGGTTTAGCAATGCAGCCCTTTTCCACAAGGTGGTAGGCATGGTAAAGCTTGCTGAGAGGCTCGATGTACCGGCAAATACATCTTTTCACAACTCTGTTCTTGCGGCATGTGCGAAAGCGGAGGATCTGATGGAAATGGAGAGGGTCTTCAGGCACATGAAGCATATGCAGTGTGAACCAGATGCCATCACATACTCCATCTTGTTGGAAGCTTATCGGAAGGAAGGAATGTTCGACAAGATGTACGCTCTGCAACAGGAAAACCCAAGTTTGGTTTCGACTGAGCTTGTCATGGTGTAACTGACCTCATGAATTGATTATGGTGTTGAGTTCATCTGACTGGAATGAAAAATCCGTTCCTCTTCATGTCTGGAATCCATATTGCAACCAAGCAAATTAACTACTGCCAGAAATGTTTCATTTCTGTTGACCTACAAGATTAGTATGTACTCCGTCCGTCCCATATTAATTGATgctcaaacggatgtatctagatacatccgtttgagcGTCAATTAATATGGGACGGAGGTAGTATATCTCTTGATAACTGTATTGCTGTAAGGACGGAGAAGCTTCATTATTATCAACTCTTCAAGTGATATTCCACTATTTTTGTATACATTTTGATCCTAGCAGTCATAGTAATTTTGTTTCGGGATGTGTCTGTAAGCTGATTCAGAGAGAAGTTTGTGTGGAGTGAATATCCTTCTAGCTTGTCAGGTGAAGTTGAGATTATATCAGGCTCATTTTCATGTTAATAGTAACTGCTAAAATAACAAATGGTCATTTTATTTGGCGCCACACCCAAGTTGACCTCTTTTTATTGCTAGGTGAACGATATGTGCTTTTGATTTACTAACCGTGGTTTCTATAATAGCATGTATCATGTCAGGACTCAGGAGAGTTGCAGCACTCATCTCGT
This genomic window from Aegilops tauschii subsp. strangulata cultivar AL8/78 chromosome 4, Aet v6.0, whole genome shotgun sequence contains:
- the LOC109757787 gene encoding probable receptor-like protein kinase At5g18500; the encoded protein is MSSNSTLTESLHEKTIVFGLKLWVVIGIAVGASLLGILLILVICLTIQTWIRRSRRAFKELPMTQIPSAFKDITEVRVADQFSPNDYVVHDGLLLAIENGPVESTDKDAVQSAQEDNSRHREENNLSGSLVHTDGCDGIQSVSVCEQPSVHATADSAPLDGLPEFSYLGWGHWFTLRDLDVATDHFAKDNVIGEGGYGVVYRGRLSNGTPVAVKKILNNLGQAEREFRVEVEAIGNVRHKNLVRLLGYCVEGTQRMLVYEFVNNGNLESWLHGELSQYSSLTWLARMKVLLGTAKALAYLHEALEPKVVHRDIKASNILIDDEFNAKISDFGLAKMLGAGKSHIATRVMGTFGYVAPEYANSGLLNEKSDVYSFGVLLLEVITGRDPIDYDRPPSEVNLVDWLKLMVANRRSDEVVDPHLERRPSTKELKRALLTALRCIDLNAEKRPRMDQVVRMLDSSETIPQEERRPRQNRISENTETVPLRGKNSIEKSDAPEHEERPPRPKSRPFSSK
- the LOC109757785 gene encoding pentatricopeptide repeat-containing protein At3g06430, chloroplastic; the encoded protein is MFVFKETIFYLQNRKDSFATRLFGFRINEEFDFFLSLVSFGIIFTSSILPLLSAFASALPANSTSMALAGAANATFRPRLVTAAADTSDTNTRRRHWKAGEFPFPTTSPSSGAQQRRRPRTTERPPPPPPSKGEDPEGRGRQRHWKAGEDPEGGGRQRHWRAGEFPAAAESQSQSGRRGRARTPIKNVQKRLDARADAKAWACTVTEALADRIAAKNWREALQVFEMLKEQTFYYPKEGTYMKLLLLLGRSGQPSLAQHLFTEMQQQGCQPTPELYTALIGAYCRNGLLDEALKLLEDMKAAPLCQPDVYTYSILIKAFVDASRFDLVDAMYKEMAERSVTPNTVTQNIVLSGYCRAGRLDDMEKLLSAMLESANCKPDVWTMNIILSLFGNSGQVELMEKWYEKFRGYGIEPETRTFNILIGAYGKKRMYDKMSAVMEYMRRLAFPWTTATYNNVIEAFAEAGDAKNMEDTFNQMRSEGMKPDTKTFCCLINGFSNAALFHKVVGMVKLAERLDVPANTSFHNSVLAACAKAEDLMEMERVFRHMKHMQCEPDAITYSILLEAYRKEGMFDKMYALQQENPSLVSTELVMV